The nucleotide sequence TCCTAACTCAATTCCTAAAAATCTAAACATTTAACTACCCTCACTTTATTTTGATGAAAATTTATAGCAAATTCTAAAAATACTGCTATGTCTTTACAAACATAATTTTGATTTTGTATCTGATATACTACAAATGAATCGGTTCCACACTTAGTAGAGATACCATCCTGAGCGCTGAGCTGGGTAAAATTGACGTCATTCTGTAAAGAATCCAGAATAAATTGAAATCTTAAATCCACGGTATTAAACTCCTTCCAAGGTACTCCTAAAAAGGTGATCTAAAGGGGCGATTAACCTGCTAGTGTTACCCATGTCCTGAGGCATACAAAATTTCGATAGCGTAAAACGAACTAGTGTTACCGAAGTTCCCCGACCCTGAGTCCCAACGGGACGTTAGGGACGGGAATGTAGCTTGCTTTTAAAAGCGAATGCAGGGAGTAGAATGTGGCACAGCCCAAGCGAAGCCGGAGTGCAGAAGCGTAGCGGTAACAAGCTGTTATACGCCGTATTGCTTGCTGCGTTTTAACGGCATCTCATTATAAGTTTTTCCATCTAATTCACGACCATTGGCTTTTTTATTTCTTCCTCCCCATTGCTTGAAGAAAAATGCTACATCGTATTTTCTACATTGTTTTTGAATTTCAATCACCCAATCCTTAGAGATAGGCCTCGGTTGGTGTCCGCTCTCACCACCAACGATTACCCAATCAATACCTTTTAAATTAATCTCTCCTAGCGAATCAATTAAAGGTTCGCAGGATAGGAATTTTACTTTAGCTTTTGTTTTCTTTAATAAATTTACTCTTGGGATGACGAGTTTATTTTCAACAGAAACTCCCATCCAAATGTTATGAGTCCATTTCAATTTTTTATTAAGATCTAAAACTCGTTCTGGTCTCTTGGTTAGAATCTGAAAAACATGTTGAGGATTGTTATTCATAACATTGAAAACATCTTCAATAAAATAATCAGGGATACTTTTGTGAAAAAGATCACTCATTGAGTTTACAAATACAATTTTTGAATTTTTCCAAGAATAGGGAGCAGAGAGAGCTTCAGGATGAACTTTAACTTTAAATCCTTCTGAATATTTTTCAACACCCATTGCTTGGAGTCTTTTTGACATTATTTCTGCATAACAAAACTTGCATCCCGCAGATATTTTTGTACAACCGGTTGTAGGGTTCCAAGTCATTTCCGTCCATTCTATGCTTGATTTAGCCATTTATTTTAACCTTATTTTCAAAAACTTTCTTTGAGTTTTGTAAGCATCGTAGTTAATATAAAATGTACCTTTTTTGATAGGATTAACATTTTCAGAGGTTATAACTAGTTTATTAGAGTTCTGCAAATCACTCAAAACATCACATGCGTGCGTCGGAAGATAACCTTCTCGGAGACAAAATTCATAAATTTCCGCATTAGATCTTTCTTTATTGTCGGCATCATTGAAAAAACGTAATAAAATTGTTTCTAAAGAATCGATCTGTGGTGTTTCAAAAAGATTAAAGTTATTGTTGCTTGAATAGCTCCAACCCCTACCAAATTCATTGTCAATTTTCCACTTTGATTCTAGCATTTTTTCGAATCCTCGAATGTGGTTACAGAAAAAGAAAAGGCAGAAGACAGAATTGGCATTTTTTTGTATTGTGAATGTATCCACGTAATATTGTTTACCGATGTATTTTTTAAATGCGGCTTTTAGTTGATTAATAAATTTCCAAATTGAATCTTTCGGAGAATATTCTGAAAAATCGACCAATTCATCAATGAATTCTACGAGGGCCTCTGGTGTTCCATTTGCATCAAATCTATACATGAATTGAGTTGGTAAGAATAGTAATACTTCAGAATTATTTGAATTTAATAATGAGCGAATATTGCTCGCTTTAATTTCTTTATACCCGTAGGGATCAATAAAAATAAATATTTTTTCTTTATCCAAGTTTGAAAGACTTTTCGGTAAATTTGATACTATTTCCTGATAATCCTTTGAGCTAAAATTTATATTTATAGAATTATAGATCGATGGATATTTTCCATTTATGTATGTTTTTAATTTTGATATTTTAGTTTCATCTAAATCATTAAAATAGCATGAAATTTCTATCTTCTTTTGAGTTTGAGTTCTGAGAAATTCCTCAATTACATTGAGAATAATAATAGGACTACCCTCGCCACTATTCTCGAAAATTCCAGGTCCACAAAAGAGATCGTAAATTCTTATTTTCCTTGTATATTCATCATTTGAAAGAATGCGAATATAACGGATTAAATATTCTTGTAAAAGCGTTACTTTTGCTGCAGAATGATCTAGTAAGTTCTTTTTTATATCTAATTTGTTCATATTTATTATTTCATTTGCAATATGGCGTATAACGAACTAGTCTTCCCGAAGTTCCCTGTAGCCGAGCCTCTGACGGAGGCGTTGGCGTCGGCCCGTCTTCTTGCAAAGCAAGAAACGTGACGGAAGGGAATTTGCCGCAGGCCGAGCAAGGGCGAAGACCCGAAGCGAAGCGATTCGCCGCTGTTAGCCGCAGTGAAATAAGATTTGGTTTTGATTTTTTATTCTAGATTTTTGTATTCAACAATGACTGCTCCGCTATATCTTTCAAGTAATTCGCTTTTTAATATAGATGAAGCTTCAGATACATACAAATAAACTTTTTTCTTCCTTTTCGACAATTTGTTTGAAATACTAATTTGACCGATATCGCTTATACTTAGGTGTAGTGGAGCTAAAATATGAACTTCTTCGCATGAATCGATAGTCGTAAATTCTTGAGAAATTTGTCTGTGGTTTTGTAAATTTATTGAGCAAGGCTGGAGCTGCTCCATAATATTTTGAATTTTAGTGTTTAGCCAGCTAGTTATTTTTAATTCGTTAAATTCATTTGCATAATCGTATTTTAGGATAATTTTATTATTAAAAACTTCGGAGAATTTTTCGACCATTTTGGCACCCCCGTTTTTTTTCTTATGTTCTAATAATTCTCTTAAGGGATTGAATTTGGATCCTTTATATTTGAAGATTATTGCATGTTTGTTGCAGTGTATAGTTACATCAGAGGCTTTTCCATGATCAAAAGCATTTTTACTTAATTCGATTAATAGTTCTTTTATTGCAAAGCTTTCATCTTTACCCCAAATTTCAGCTAAAAAGAGAGTATTCGTAAATTCTGCGATTTTTATATTTAAAAGGTTGGATGGGGTGATGATACTAGAGACTAAAGGAAAATCGATTTCTTTTGAATTTTTAGTGTTTCTTTGAGAATTTTGAATTTTTATTTCTGATATTTTTTTCCAGAAAAATAGTAAGTCCGCTGTATAGCTCGAATCATCATCATCTATTAGTTTTGCATGATTTTGACACATCCAGATGCCATTGTTTTCGGATTTTAAAAAATCTTTAGGAATTTTGCTATCATATCTTGCTACTTTTGGATTTGAAGTTGCCGGATATATGTGGCAAGCCACTCCAATGCTGGAGACTTTTTTCTTTTCATCGCTCTCAGTCATGCCAATTGTGTATTGAGAACATTCCGGGAAGGAACAGTGATAGCCTGATAGTTTTCCAATAAGTTCTTTAGTTTGCGTCGAGAAATTGGTTCTATTGTTTTTCATATTTTTTATTTCATTGCGGCTAACGAACCAGCCTTCCCGAAGTGAAGCGGTTAGTTGCTGTTATGCGAAGTGCATTTTATTGAATTCTCCAATAGAAGCCATTTTTTGAATTTATTTGCAACAAGTCTCTATTTTTTGCTTTTATACCTTTAAGTAAATAGACCATATCATTTAGTAATTTGTAAGAATCACTAAAATAGGAATGGTCTAAAAAATCTTCTCCAGTTCCTGTTGCATCAATTGTTTCTATATAAGGATATATATTATCACTAGGCGAGATAGATCCAACTCGATTGCTATCATGAAATTGTTCCGATAAACTTAATGCTTTATCATTTTTATTTGCATAAATAGTAATACTTGATTTTAATGCAGCAAAGGAAGGGGCAACCGAGTTTCTAAAATAAACTGGATCAATATCGGGTGCCGCTAAAACCAGTATTTTTGTTTTAGTTTTAAAATTGGGAATTTTTTTAGTATCCGAATATATAATTTCTGAAATTAACCTTGTCCCAAGACTATGGGCTATTATGTAAATATCTGTAAACCTATTGTTTGAATATATTCTAGATAAAAATTCTATTAAATTATGTTGAGAATTTCTACTCTCATTTTCATCAGCAGGATAGCCCAACTTTTCTGCCCTAGATGGCCAACTATAAAATATAGAAGTTCCTTCAAATTGTAAATCATGAGTAAGTTGAGCGGTCTTTAAAGCAGCATCATTAAAACTAGTATTGTATCCATGCAAAAATATTAATACTTTTTTCTTGTTTATATTGTTCGATAAATCAACGTTTAGTTGTTTGATAAAATCTTCTTCACTTAGTACAGTCGGAGTTTCTTTTATATAAAAATGACGTTTTTCGCTTTTGTAGATTTCTTTGTTTAAAATTACATACGGAGTATTCAGGTCGCCGCGTTCTCGATATTTATATCCAGGAATATTAATTTTACAAAATCCATATGTTATTTTTTCAGATCGATCAATTCCGAAATAATCATTTATACCCGATCTGTTTTTAATATCGCGATTTGTTCCATAATAAACCAATTTTTCTGTGCTTGATTGTAAATCCTCTTCTTTTACGATAAAATCAATTGATTTTATTGGTTTTAAGGAATTGTCATAGATTTTAATTCTATTCTGATCAGGTTCTATTAATATGTCAGGATTGTATTTTTTTATTATTTGCTTATTATCGTTGTAAGAAGCCAACTTGGCCTTGTCAATATTTGACTCATTAATTATTTCTATACTTGGGTTTGATTTTGACTCATCTAATATTTTATTATAATAAGTTTTAGAAATGAATGTCTCATTTCCTGACTCATCGTAAATTGGTTTATAAAGTATTTTGTTAATTTTTTTTTGACTATTCGATTTGTCATTATTGGTTAAGTTTTCAATTATTTTCAATTCTGAATCACTTTTGCAGTTTCCAAGATTGAGGGTTAACATAAAGAAACACAGTAAGCGTATTTTCGTTTTCATAATTTTTCTCCTTATCTGTTTGTAGATCCAATAATATTTATCAAAATATATATTGCTGCATTTCGCATAACGAACTATATCCGCTATGCAATTTAAACCTCTATCATAAAACCTTCTTGTGCGATATTAGTTTATTCCTTGAAATAAGAAGGCTAATTGCATTTGGGATACTACCTATTATGGAGCAATATACAACGTGCGATAATATAGATTATGTCGCATAACAAGCGATACCTGATTTGAGTGTACTCGTACATCCTTTACAAAAGAACGCGCCAAAATTCTGATTCAAGCGAATAGTGAGCATAGCTTCGCCCCCTGAGTCCCAAATGTAAAACAAAACCGTTGTTTTGTTAAAGTTAAAATCGATCAAGTTCATTTTTTATATAAAAGAAAAGTAATATATTCTTATTTACAATATTAAATTTTCCAGAGAAAAAGGGGCTGCTTAAGCTGCTAAGAGCCTAAACAATTAATGTCTACTCAGACGGAATTTATTTCATTTTGCTAGAAAAATCTGCAGAAAAATAAATTTTCATTTGAGCTGCTTTTTGTATTTAAAAAGCTATTTTCTCTCGCAGTTATAATCATTCCGAATATTTTACTTTATTCTTTTTTCCGTCCACTCTGCTTTACTTGCTTCAACTTTCAAATAATCCACTGCTTCCATAGCAAGTCTCCCTGCTTTCAGAATGATTCTTGGATTTTTTTCTATGAGTTCAATCCAAGATTGAATATATTGCTTATGTTGTAGCTGACCGCTTAACCCAAATTCGCCAGCAAAAATTGCCGAACACAACTCAGCGACTAACTCTTCAAAAGCATAACTAGACTCGTCCATTTGAAGATTCCGATTTAACCTATGTTTTGCACCTGTCCAATGACCTAGCTCGTGTAAGTAAGTCGACCAATAGTCATCTTGCCTACGAAAATGTTCTTT is from Leptospira bourretii and encodes:
- a CDS encoding DUF5131 family protein, coding for MAKSSIEWTEMTWNPTTGCTKISAGCKFCYAEIMSKRLQAMGVEKYSEGFKVKVHPEALSAPYSWKNSKIVFVNSMSDLFHKSIPDYFIEDVFNVMNNNPQHVFQILTKRPERVLDLNKKLKWTHNIWMGVSVENKLVIPRVNLLKKTKAKVKFLSCEPLIDSLGEINLKGIDWVIVGGESGHQPRPISKDWVIEIQKQCRKYDVAFFFKQWGGRNKKANGRELDGKTYNEMPLKRSKQYGV
- the tcmP gene encoding three-Cys-motif partner protein TcmP translates to MNKLDIKKNLLDHSAAKVTLLQEYLIRYIRILSNDEYTRKIRIYDLFCGPGIFENSGEGSPIIILNVIEEFLRTQTQKKIEISCYFNDLDETKISKLKTYINGKYPSIYNSININFSSKDYQEIVSNLPKSLSNLDKEKIFIFIDPYGYKEIKASNIRSLLNSNNSEVLLFLPTQFMYRFDANGTPEALVEFIDELVDFSEYSPKDSIWKFINQLKAAFKKYIGKQYYVDTFTIQKNANSVFCLFFFCNHIRGFEKMLESKWKIDNEFGRGWSYSSNNNFNLFETPQIDSLETILLRFFNDADNKERSNAEIYEFCLREGYLPTHACDVLSDLQNSNKLVITSENVNPIKKGTFYINYDAYKTQRKFLKIRLK
- a CDS encoding alpha/beta hydrolase, whose product is MKTKIRLLCFFMLTLNLGNCKSDSELKIIENLTNNDKSNSQKKINKILYKPIYDESGNETFISKTYYNKILDESKSNPSIEIINESNIDKAKLASYNDNKQIIKKYNPDILIEPDQNRIKIYDNSLKPIKSIDFIVKEEDLQSSTEKLVYYGTNRDIKNRSGINDYFGIDRSEKITYGFCKINIPGYKYRERGDLNTPYVILNKEIYKSEKRHFYIKETPTVLSEEDFIKQLNVDLSNNINKKKVLIFLHGYNTSFNDAALKTAQLTHDLQFEGTSIFYSWPSRAEKLGYPADENESRNSQHNLIEFLSRIYSNNRFTDIYIIAHSLGTRLISEIIYSDTKKIPNFKTKTKILVLAAPDIDPVYFRNSVAPSFAALKSSITIYANKNDKALSLSEQFHDSNRVGSISPSDNIYPYIETIDATGTGEDFLDHSYFSDSYKLLNDMVYLLKGIKAKNRDLLQINSKNGFYWRIQ